One Nicotiana sylvestris chromosome 12, ASM39365v2, whole genome shotgun sequence genomic window carries:
- the LOC104244708 gene encoding probable ribosome biogenesis protein RLP24, whose product MRLEKCWFCSSTVYPGHGIQYVRNDAKIFRFCRSKCHKNFKMKRNPRKVKWTKAYRRLHGKDMTQDSTFEFERKRNRPERYDRNVTENTLKAIQKIDKIRVVRDERHHKNRMKGKKTKEQREATKELEQSIHMVKAPAALANDPSLTLPIKVKVSQQKSEENRMEE is encoded by the exons ATGAGGTTGGAGAAATGTTGGTTTTGCTCCTCAACTGTATATCCAGGCCATGGTATTCAATATGTTCGAAACGACGCTAAG ATATTTCGGTTCTGTAGATCAAAGTGTCACAAGAACTTTAAGATGAAGAGGAATCCACGAAAAGTTAAGTGGACTAAAGCATATAGACGGCTGCATGGAAAGGACATGACTCAG GACTCAACATTTGAATTTGAGAGAAAGCGCAATAGGCCGGAGAGATATGACAGGAATGTCACTGAGAACACTCTGAAGGCCATTCAGAAAATTGATAAAATCAGAGTTGTCAGAGATGAAAGGCACCACAAAAACAG GATGAAAGGTAAGAAAACCAAGGAGCAGAGAGAAGCAACAAAGGAGCTCGAGCAGAGCATTCATATGGTCAAAGCACCTGCTGCGCTCGCCAACGACCCATCTCTCACCTTGCCTATCAAGGTCAAGGTTTCACAGCAGAAATCCGAGGAAAATCGTATGGAGGAGTAA